A stretch of [Clostridium] innocuum DNA encodes these proteins:
- the rimM gene encoding ribosome maturation factor RimM, producing MKEINIGMLVNTHGLRGEMKVKVLTDFPQLRFQKGAVVHLQLAQGQLDLKIQHVRESKGQLLVKFKGYDDINQVECWKGSMLTIREEELQELDEYEAYFYELQDAVVYDMDGVQLGTVSEIIETGANAILRVKTKDKDILIPFVRAFVKEFDRKSKVMKVELMEGLV from the coding sequence ATGAAAGAAATCAATATCGGTATGCTTGTGAATACACATGGACTGCGTGGTGAAATGAAGGTCAAGGTGCTTACGGATTTTCCGCAGCTGCGATTTCAAAAGGGGGCAGTTGTGCATCTGCAGCTGGCACAGGGACAGTTGGACCTGAAGATACAGCATGTACGGGAAAGCAAGGGGCAGCTGCTAGTCAAATTTAAAGGCTATGATGATATAAATCAGGTGGAGTGCTGGAAGGGCAGTATGCTGACCATACGGGAAGAGGAGCTGCAGGAGCTGGATGAATACGAAGCTTATTTTTATGAACTGCAGGATGCCGTGGTCTATGATATGGACGGTGTACAGCTGGGGACGGTCAGTGAAATCATAGAAACCGGAGCCAATGCAATCCTGCGTGTCAAAACAAAGGATAAGGATATTCTGATTCCTTTTGTCAGAGCCTTTGTCAAGGAGTTTGATCGTAAAAGCAAGGTGATGAAGGTGGAGCTGATGGAGGGGCTTGTATGA
- the rpsP gene encoding 30S ribosomal protein S16, producing MAVKLRLKRMGSKRKPFYRIVAADSRAPRDGRFIEIIGTYNPTTNPASVVLNEELATKWLKEGAQPSDTVRNILSKEGIMKRLHEEKNAK from the coding sequence ATGGCTGTAAAATTAAGATTAAAGAGAATGGGTTCCAAGAGAAAACCTTTCTACAGAATTGTCGCTGCGGATTCCCGCGCACCTAGAGATGGACGTTTTATCGAAATCATCGGTACTTATAATCCAACAACAAATCCTGCAAGCGTAGTGCTGAACGAAGAACTGGCTACAAAGTGGCTGAAAGAAGGAGCACAGCCTTCTGATACTGTTCGTAACATTCTTTCTAAAGAAGGAATTATGAAACGTCTGCACGAAGAAAAAAACGCTAAGTAA
- a CDS encoding GNAT family N-acetyltransferase, which translates to MKTEICKEQYAASMTAMPASSKEQNRSLKRGLSRQELSLQQCYVMIRKEQVVARAVIYDEHSYIGNLTLEAIEQTEADQFVRDVIGHLDRSREWRIDLYSDKINYTLVYRVLKRWFPIEIKRESYTVMTAERDLHSYEFVSAKQMTKENLLELMVSASRTTPDLLLQREHTSMGLYPAVQKQMEELLDDEESDILFQILLVEGQPAGFISVNRLLDDVGGIGYIGVHADYQGKRLGSVLLQKAMDMAWHHDIHKLIGDIDVHNIAIRKNLIQCGFMLDCRMCMFLLEKQ; encoded by the coding sequence ATGAAAACAGAAATTTGTAAAGAGCAGTACGCAGCATCTATGACAGCGATGCCGGCAAGCAGCAAGGAACAGAACCGTTCCCTGAAACGGGGGTTAAGCAGACAGGAGCTGTCTCTGCAGCAATGCTATGTGATGATTCGTAAGGAGCAGGTGGTTGCCAGAGCAGTTATTTATGATGAGCATTCCTACATTGGCAATCTGACACTGGAGGCGATCGAGCAGACGGAGGCTGATCAGTTTGTAAGGGATGTTATTGGCCATCTGGATCGAAGCAGAGAATGGCGCATCGACCTGTATTCGGACAAAATCAACTATACACTCGTATATCGGGTGCTGAAGCGCTGGTTTCCCATTGAAATTAAAAGGGAAAGCTACACAGTGATGACTGCTGAACGGGATTTGCATTCCTATGAGTTCGTATCGGCAAAGCAGATGACGAAGGAAAATCTGCTGGAGCTGATGGTGAGCGCAAGCAGAACTACACCGGATTTGCTTTTGCAAAGAGAACATACCAGTATGGGGCTGTATCCGGCAGTCCAAAAGCAGATGGAGGAGCTGCTGGATGATGAAGAAAGCGACATTTTATTTCAGATTCTGCTTGTTGAAGGGCAACCTGCAGGCTTTATCAGTGTAAATCGTCTGCTGGATGATGTTGGAGGAATCGGATATATTGGGGTACATGCCGATTATCAGGGAAAGCGGCTTGGCAGCGTGCTGCTGCAAAAGGCAATGGACATGGCCTGGCATCACGATATTCATAAGCTGATAGGGGATATTGATGTTCATAATATCGCTATTCGAAAAAATCTGATACAATGCGGCTTTATGCTCGATTGTAGGATGTGTATGTTTCTGTTGGAAAAGCAGTAG
- a CDS encoding KH domain-containing protein, producing MIDYEKVLLDLVTPMVEDKTNVSVKMMPTLEDNEILLYVYANSDDVARLIGRRGMMASSIRQMMSVASRKEDKRVTIKFESY from the coding sequence ATGATCGATTACGAAAAAGTATTGTTGGATCTTGTAACACCGATGGTTGAGGATAAGACCAATGTATCTGTCAAAATGATGCCGACACTGGAGGATAATGAAATTCTGTTGTACGTATATGCCAACAGCGATGATGTTGCCCGCCTGATCGGACGTCGTGGCATGATGGCTTCTTCTATTCGTCAGATGATGTCTGTGGCATCAAGGAAAGAGGATAAAAGAGTCACCATCAAGTTTGAATCTTATTAG